AATCAACCGGCACTATTTTATCTTTAACAAATACTACCGCATCTACAATCGTTTCATTTTTAAATTTATATTGCATCTGGTAAGAATTAGGCGGCAAAACATTCTTCAAAGTTTCTTCCAAAAAATATTCCCCCAGCACGCCTCTTTGTTTGGGATTTTTCAAAATATCCTGCAAATTTTGCAACTGCGCGGAAAAACCCACCACCTGTTTGTTGGTTTCTTCCAGCTTGGAAAGTTTCTCCGTAATTTCCGTAATCTGCTTAACCGATTGGCTGTGCATTCCGCGCATAAAACGACTGTTGCTTTCAATATTTTCCTGCGCCGCTTTGTGCGACTCGGACAATTTGCTGTCCATCGCCTGTCGCATTTCTTTATTCTGTTCAGCCAGCAGCGACAGTCTTTCCATCATAGCTGCCATTTTCTCCTCCCTCCTGCCTTCTTTATCCCTAGAAAGAAGAATAAAAATGACATAAATTATTCCTATAATTAAAAGCGCTAATAAAATTGTCTGGATGGTCATAAATTTAGCTTTTTAGAAATTAGCTTTTAGTATTGCTATATTTTCTATTTACTTTCTTTATGTCATTCCGGAATTTTTTCTGTAACGACAGCAGAAGAAAAAATATCCGGAATCCGGGTTAATTAAAATCTTTAAATATGAAATAGTTGAAAGCGTAGATTCCGGATAAATTTTCTCGTTTCACTTCAAAATTTTCCGGAATGATATAGGCATAGAATTTTGAACAACGCCTTTATTTTCTATATCTTACAACAAATTAAACACAATAGCCATTCCAATTCCTATCATTAGAACTCCGGCGATAAGATGTAAAACTCTCAATCTCTTTTGCCTGGCCTCCTCCGCTTTTTCAGGACTGAATCCTTTATAGACAGCCAGCGTGATAATAATCATCGGTAAAATAAAAATAAAATTGTAAAGCAATAACCACCCCAACGCTGAAAAAAACGCTTCTTTTTGGGAAAGCATTCCCAAAATAACAATGTAAGGACCGGAAGTGCAGGGCAGCAAAAACAAACTCACTAAAAAACCGATCGCGAAAGCTCCCCATGGAGAAGTGACTGAATTAATTAATAATTTCATTTTGGGACGCCAGCTTAACGGCACTTCCATAATAAAACCTCCGCCACCGTACCAAAAATAATCTTTAATATTTAAAAGTCCGACCACG
This portion of the Candidatus Zixiibacteriota bacterium genome encodes:
- a CDS encoding cytochrome c biogenesis protein CcdA — protein: MAVINGECVIGDKLIIDKLNNEISELPAQNQEENSGVSQKENFKNSNVNTDGKLTLPIILGAAAVDAVNPCAFAVLIILVTTILASGNRRRALSAGLAFALSIFISYLLMGVGLYQALATAGLSNWFMKFIAGLAIVVGLLNIKDYFWYGGGGFIMEVPLSWRPKMKLLINSVTSPWGAFAIGFLVSLFLLPCTSGPYIVILGMLSQKEAFFSALGWLLLYNFIFILPMIIITLAVYKGFSPEKAEEARQKRLRVLHLIAGVLMIGIGMAIVFNLL